The Candidatus Margulisiibacteriota bacterium genome includes the window ATCGGTCTGGACCAGCTTCTCAAAGCTAAATTGGGGGTAAGCGGACTTGCTCTGGCCGGCAATATTTTCCGCTCCAGCCCAAAGCAAGTAGTCATTGATAAAGTTATTACCGCCAACAACGATCAACGGATCATAACCGACGATCATTATAACCTTAAGAGGCCGGCCGGATCTTTTTCGCTGCTTGGCCACGGAGATCTCCTGTCGCATTTTAGTGAGGATCGCGGCCGCTTCCCGGGTCTGGCCGGTCACTTTTCCGATCTCGTCGATCCCGGCTAAGACCTCCGGCGCGGTCCGTAAATTAAGCGAGAAAACCGGCAGGCCATAATCAACCAGCTTCTTGATCTCCCCTTTCTGGGCGTCTTCCTGCATAAAGACGACATCGGGCGTCAGCGAGGCGACCTTTTCCAGGCTGATCGTGTAACCGCCGATCTTTTCCTTAAACCTGGCCAGCGCCGGGTAATCGCAGTTATTGGTCACGCCGACAACCTCCATCTCCAGCTTGAGGGC containing:
- a CDS encoding helical backbone metal receptor, translating into MKSLGLCLVLCLVLCLPVNSLQYPKRIVSCTPALTEIIFALKLEMEVVGVTNNCDYPALARFKEKIGGYTISLEKVASLTPDVVFMQEDAQKGEIKKLVDYGLPVFSLNLRTAPEVLAGIDEIGKVTGQTREAAAILTKMRQEISVAKQRKRSGRPLKVIMIVGYDPLIVVGGNNFINDYLLWAGAENIAGQSKSAYPQFSFEKLVQTD